The genomic region ATATTAAATACATGAGGGCTCAAAAAGTAGCAATGAACGTTCATGCGCTCAAGAATTAATTatcttgaaattttcagaatggttacggaaaataattcattcacgTACCATTTGGTCAGCAAGTAGAAGAACTGTTTTTAACGTAAATCTGCGCgaacaaaaattgaataggTCTTCCAGTGAGGGTCCAAGTAGCTCCATAACCATCACATTGTAGTCACCTTCCGATCCGCACCATTTTATTGTCGGTATACCaactaaaaataatgatttcaaATAATCATGATAATTGCGATTTGGGTAAGGCGAGTTCACTGGAACTATGTTATTATTACGTCTCACTCCATTGAAATTTGTCGCAGCTGTTTGAGAGATATATTACGAAATCCTGAACAATACGTAACTACGTCAAATGGAACATCTGAGTAGAATTTGTTAGAATTTAACGCTTCTCAACACAATTATAATTCTTCAATTGTGGAATTGATTTCATAACAAAATAGGTTGCAAtgttgatgaagaaaaaattcttaattCGGATTGATTTTGaggacttgaaattttttaatgtaaagtGAACACGATCAATCCCTAATAACATTTAAATCTCAAATTCAGTGGAAAGTAATAATTCTTCTAGTTCAGAATATCCCCAGATCCCTATGAAGAAAATCTCTGCAAATTGCCCCGTTCACTTTTGCTCTTTTCCGAACTCCTCATCATCTAGATCTTCATTCTTAATTGTCTCTGAAACATTCTACTGTATCTCTATCTGTATTTTGTATTTTGACAAGTGTCAAAATACTTCCTAAATTCAAACAGAAAAGTCAGAGATGTTCAATACTTCGCAAGATTACTATGGAACACTTACAGCATGAGTTGAAAAGTCATTAATGCACGGGgtaatcaataatcaatataAAACGCAAATGCCCTTGATCTTCAACTATCACGGACACTATCAACTCTATACGAAAACAACAAGATACCATTCACGTAATTCAGAactttggcaaatgctttacAAAAAAGTTCCCTTCAGATCCCCATAGTCCTTCCCAAAAACCCATATTCTCATATAAAAATCTACATACCACCACCCTGCATCATCTTGTAGAACCTGGACTCTATGTGTAACTGAGGATGGCGTGTTTTTATGCATTCCAACTTGATGGCGACTTCTTCGCCCGTGGAGATGTTGGTGCCTGATATAATAACAAAGAAAAAGATTCATGACTCGTCTGTATCTTCTAGTACATGAGGTTGGGCTGAAGAGGGAGAGCGCGATTGGTGAGGGATGAAGAGAGGGAGAAGGAGATGGCAACAACGAAGAGCAATGGATGACCCATGGGTGCTACAAAATCACGGCAAAACAATAAATACATCTGAAGGCGGTGAAAAGGGATGTGGTATCCCTTGAAAATGCAGGATTTTATGATAACTCGAATCAATAAACAACAAAGACCTGAAGGCAAAATGTCGATGATTAATCGTGaagaattttatggaattgCTCGTGATGGAGAATGGAAGGGGACGAATAAAGAAAGTCGTGAGAGCCCGTAATGAATAGGACAGGATGATGATTTGAAAAAGTCAACAATACCtaaataaatatctccaaaCGAACCACTCCCAATTTTCCGTCCGAGTCGGTATCTACTGCCGACGCGGAGTTCCATTCTGTTGCAGCCGTTGGCCGCGTGCTGGCCGGACAACGTGTGTGTATCTTGGTATTTCACTGTTTCTTGCAGaattataagaaaaaaaaacaactcccCTCGTTTTTGCTCTAGCCTCGACGTATGAGTTTTCCTCGTTCTCTTCGAAAATCCTCGAGTCCTCGCGGTAAATAGTGTACAATTGTATAATCACAGGAATCAAATGATAAAAAGGGGGCGGaaggaacaaaaaaaagggggattaTTTATCAAAGAAAACTGCCTCAGAGACTCGGAGAATTTGCGATCTCCATGTTTGATCGCATTTCCGCTCGTCAACTCTCACACAGCCATCACTACACTTGTTTCCCCTCTTTCTgtattcttctttttttttcggggatcTTTTATTCTACTCGCTGGTGAAATACCCAACTGTTTCGTTTCACGGGCCTCTGGGTACCTCTAGGCTCACTCCAATACACCCAAGTTTTACCTACCTAACCAGTATCTTGGCGCATCCCAAGGCTCTGACTCTATTTTCTCGGTTGGGAGGgctgtgtatgtgtgtgtgtgcgtgtgtatGTAGTTGGCTTTTTGTTCGAGAGGGTTTAGGGAGTTGAGCAAAGAGGTTTGACTGAGTAGAGAGTTCAGGTGACTCGAAGCCAGCGCTAGTTCATTACCCCGACGCACTGACAGCACCATCGATTCTGACGACAGGGACAGAACTGATTATCCTACAGCGCCCGGATCTTCggcgtttttaatttttttcacctcgaCTAAGGGATGAAGGGGGTGTTGCCACATAGAGAATCTAATTTTTCGTCGAGCAGGGCTGGCCCTATTTATTAATGTTGATGAGAAACGAAgagatttgttaattattgcGCGACAGCCCCCACCGAGACACCATTGGTTCTCCCACCGCCCCTTCGACTTTCGAATAGTCTTAATATTAATTAGCGGGCTAACTCTTTACTTAAAATTGTGTGTGTAAGGGCGAGACAGCTAAAGGAGGAACCAGCATAAGCAGGTTCCTCTGCCGTCAGAATCGACCGTGTCGGCATCCTTCCCGTGGGGCGCTACTACGATGAGTGTGGGGCCACCTGAACCCCGAGATCTTAGCCCATATTTTACAGCTAGACTGAGAAGACTATTCCCCCCAGGGCTTTAGAAATGGGAGAGAATAATTGGATGAAGAGGGGAGTGAGTCTGAGGGGTACGATTTCTTCAGTCCGATCATAGTCAATTCTCTTCTGAGTTGAGGATGAGCCCTGATGGTAGCTTCAGAGACTTGTACAGGTCTACTGTCCTATCTGGCTGGGAAACGGGCATGAGATGAATTAGGGCGAGAAAGGGTTCTATGGGAGGTGGGGTACAATAAATACCTTTGAGGATTCTTAAGGATACTTAAAGGGGAAGAATCCAAtagatttttatgagaaatatttCCATTGTCAGTAATAattcgtatttttcatttagtttCTTTTTTTAGTACTTGAAGATGCTTTACAGATGGAAAAATGAACTTTAATTGTCGATTTTTTACAATGAAAGGtcaaaagatttttatttgtctATAAAAACTCTTCGATAAATATCTTGTCcagatttttaatttccttTCTCATCCTTATTGCTGAAGAATAATGTGAAGCTAGGTTTATCTGGACTTCCATTTTCTTCTGCTTAAATTATTGTATATACACTATATTGAATAATTCGTGATGCATGAGaaataataaacataaaaCTCCTTAAAAAAGCGTTTAATCGTATTAAAAATCAAGTGATGCTACAAGAGTTGCCAATAATTCGTTTAACCATTTccgaaaaaaacaattcccaGTGTCAGGGCAGTGTCGTgttagataattaattacatttgAGTATAATCGACATATTTTCGTTTGATAGATGAATCAACTCGTAATCAAGTGTCAGCGTGTATTGTCATTTGATTAGTTGAATAGAGGCCTgaaaacttcaattttttttacaatgaaaAGTATTAAAATTGTAACCACGTATAAACTATCTACAGATAATAAAAAGttgtaataataaaatagttgATCAGATGCCGACGAAGCTCTCGGTGTTTTGTTCTCATTCACATTTAAATCATGAAtcttataattattgtttatggAATGTTGTTATTGGCTAATAAACATCAATATTTCTCGAGAAGTATGGCCTGTGGATTTCACCGTTATCTCTATGGtacgataaaatttatttattaattcataAGTAAATTTATTAAGTAATCTATCGCCTGGTGATCTCATTCTATTCGTACTTTCTGTACTGGAagtattatttgttttttctttcattaaaaacttaACAATTGCGCAATGCGAAAATGAAGCGTTAAGCTACCAGGTATTAAACAATTTCAACGGATAAAATACATATTGTTAATGTACATTGTGGTTGCAAATAAAAGCATTAAGATTAATGCAAGTGGTGAAGGGGTGAAAGCAgccaattttttcccctcattaaACATGAATTGGTCACGATAACAAGTTATTCAGCAAGAAAATGTtgggaaatttattatttctctaGATATTTTCCTTTGAAAATCATCTTTATCGTAATAAATACACATTTCAAAAGATACACTTCGACTGTTTGAGCTCCACCCCTCACGTAATAAAAACAAACAATTAGAAGAACGAAGAGAAATACTGGTACTTGGGAAATGTAAATCCCTAAAATAAATGCAACTTTATCGTGTAAACTGGATAATCTGAATCGTAAATCATAACAGTTTAGTTATGAATTAgtcgaaaaatatatttaatcaCAAATTGAGTACATCCTCGTCGTCAATGGTTTTcctgcactttttttttccacgcgattattgaaaataagtgATTGAAACAAGTGATTGAATAACTGATACTATAATTCTCCGtatcaatattttctttatgtgttgaattcgttgaaaatttagcGTGCGCTGTTTCACTCATAATACTATAATCTGCGTACAAATCTAAATGTTTTGTTTCTCTCGtcatattataaaatttatttcggcATAGGTATAAACTCTATCTATCGCCTTTGCAACGGTGATTATTTATCGGAAATTCTagttattgataaaataatggGGGCATTAAAATATatgcattatttattataattcgAGAGGTGGAGGGAGGGGAAATACGCagtctgtaaattaattttgagagCTTATTTCCTCGGTTCTCGGCATTGATGACTTGGATTTTTCCGTTGTCACTGTGATCGTTTGGACTTCTAAGTTGGCTAGATCTGCAGCGCTAATCTGTAAACGAAAGCATTTAACATTCACCAATGGTACAATTGATACATGACAGTTTTATTAGTGGACAATTGTTACGATGGGGTGTCACTAACCACCAgttgaattaatgaatgttGGTTAGTTTAAGCAGTTACATGCATTacagaaaataatcacaaaatcAATTATCATTAAACAGCTCATGGGCAAACCTCAACATTGGGCGGTAGTGTAATTGTTGCATGCGTTGTTGTTGTCTCGGTACCACTTCGTATTTCTCGTTCTACTGTAGTGCCTACAAATTGTACACAAAAgtaacgaataaacataaattaatgtaaaaaatagCAGTGAAGATTGCAGAAGAAAATTTCGAAGGAAATggatttttgtttataattatatagacaataatttttgattgatagaatgaaatgtgaaaatttcgaCGCCATTTTGTAGGCAttagttttgaatttttcagtgagACGTTCTCCCACTTCACTACTAAATCTTTCAAAACatcaatatgaaaaattttagataTTTTCTCATCAGCATAACTACACTTATTACCATCAAACAAATAACATCGGAATACAACAAATAAGCTGAAtgacaaaaataatgagaaaatctAAACTCACTATTAACTTCTTGGGATTCACTACTCTGATTCGTTTCAACTTCACCATTAGTGGTGCCATTACTCGAAGTCTGTGATATGACAGTTGTTGTTTTAACAACAACCGACTGATTTTGGGTTGATATCTCCGAAGTGCGCGATGTAACTTCCATCTTGAGGCCAGCAAGCCTATTATGAAGATCTTCCGAACTCGTTGCATTTCTGAAAAGTGAACTGTTACTGCCAAATAGAATGGCAAGTACcacggaaaaaaatcaaacgatgaataaaaaccaaaataacaaataaaattaactaAAATTCCAATTCAAGTTTTATGTACAAAGGAGAAATCATAATAGCCTTACAGCAGATGATCCTTAACGCTGTCGATAGTGATGTCGCCGATGGAATTAATGTCTTGTCGATCCTCGTCTCCATTGATATCAGTGGTGCTCGCTGCTGGCCTCAATGATGGCTCTTTAGAGTTATTATCACCGGCTAAAAGGGATAATTTTACACAGACAAGCATAGCGACAAGATGCAGACGAAATTACGGGCAAGGAGTGTCAAACGAAAGACGAATGATTGTTCGAAGCAAAATTTCCATCATCCGAGGAAAAATTAACTTGGCTCAGTATTTCAGCCTTCCAATAGGACTTTTGGAaacaaattatgaattttgaaGAATTAGTGATGCAACTTCTCCGCCggaaatcaagaaaaaaaattgttttttttttaaatcgacgATATAAGTTGACAGTGATCTGTAGAGGCTAACAAAATTCAAGTAATCATTGAAAGCCCGTGGTGAAATCATTTTTACGATGGGGGGAAGAAGTATCCAAGTAAATGCCGGCATCACttcttaatattatttttcttatgtCGGTTTTATCCTCACCACCAATATattgaaattgatatttttgaaattacaACATTGAAAACCAAGTTTTTATTTCCCCGAGTGAATGCAAAACATCCTGTACTCACTGGATCCAACAATTCCGTTTTCCGTGACAGCCCGAGCTGCCCCAGGTGCCTCAATCTCCTTCTCACCAGTTCCCTCAACGACTCCCTCCTGTTCACCCTCACCCTCCTCCTCCTTGATCGACTGGACCGAGCTGACAGTAGTCTCGGGTGTTGATCTTGCATTAGGTGGTAAATTTAAGGCACAATGTGCTTTTGTAACATTATTAGCAGACAGTGAAATGCGTTCAAGCTCGGAACTCGAGTGAAGATAAAGAGCCTCCCCTCCTTTGGTAAAAGTGAGAGACGAAATGCCATTGATATCCTCACGTTTAATAGcagctgcattgagttgtctcCTCAATTCAGGTATACTTAATATCAAACATTCACCAAGATTAGTGAGACAAAGTAGACAAGTCTCCTCGTGAATACCAGCAGGTTCAACTGGACAGGTGAACTTGGCGAAACCTGTCTTACGAACACGTGATCCCTCATGGGCAGTAAGTTTATACTTGCAGAATGGCTTCAATGATGGcagattaaatattttgaactGCTCCTCACTGGCTATAACAACGCGATGAGGTGCAGTCATATCTGGCCCAGGGGCAACACCTTTTTCAGCTTCAAAAGGCTCTGGCAATGGTACACTGGAACCATCGAGAATTGTGATAGCTATCACTGGTGCACGATGCTTTAGCTGAATTTCCTTGCCAAGTGTGCAGACAACATCCTCTTCAGCCCTTCTAACACCAGCAGGAATGGCAAGTGTGAAAACATAGACAGTACCATTATTGGTGCCGGCCCAGAGTGTTGGCGTTGTATTTTGCATGCTGACGATAAAACTCCTAGCAAAATAAAGACTCCTGACCATCGAACCCAGTGAATCATCAGCTGGACGTGCTTCAATCTGTCTCTCAACAGGTCTGATATCAACAGCTCCCTCTCCACCAATTCCACCAGGAGCCGGTGCCTCCAGTTTCTTTTTCTCAGTGATATTACCTGAAGGACTAGCTGTTGTAGCCCTACGCTGAGATCTTCCTTTCCTCAATCTCCTGAATGACTCTCTCAATGATTTCTTGAAGGATTTTCTTCGCGAGATCGGAGTATCACCCGAGCCTGATCGATCATTCGGATTCAATGTGCATTTCACACTGACTGGCTTATTGCGAACGTAATCGAAGACAGCGAGACCATGGGCTGTTCCCGCAGCCATCAGTCCCCATTCACTGTGAACTGTCAATGCTGTAACAGCGGCTGGTGGGTAAAGTTGAACGAGATTTTGAGGCTGAAAACCGATGGAAAAGGAGATCTCAGCTGTTCTCACTGGGAGACTATCGTGACCCTTCCAGGCGAAACCATCGCGATCATTGACAATGTTCATGGTGACGGCTTTCATCTGCTTTTGTATTACTTGTGAGATGATCTTGGCGACTATTATGTGGCCTGCAGTGCCTGCTACGATTAAGGTTGAGGACAGTGGACAAAGAAGGATCTTCTTGACAGCCAAACGAGGATCGTCCGAGTAAGGATCGAAGGTACCGACTTTCCGGAAGGGCGGCCACTCTTCCTGATCCTCGTCTGGTGACTGCTCCAGAACATCTAGATGCTCACCAGTAAACAAAAGAGACGAACTGTATTTGTACAGAGGGGTCAGGGTGACACCGGAGGCGTCCCAGAAGCGAATCGTCCCATCCTCGTGACCAGTTAACAAGAGATCTCTCTTGTTCTCCGTCAATTTTTTGTTGCCTTTCTGACAGAGAAGAACACCACCGTCTATTGGCCATTCTTTATCAGAGTACAGATGCTCGGTTTGCGTTTTGCCGGAAGTTACTACGGAATTCCAGAGCTCCTCCGGAACGTTGGGTACATGTTGGGAGCACGTGACTGCGCTCGCGTGGAGAGAGACGAGATAAGGGAGGGCCATCATTTTCCAGTCAGGATCTGTTAGATCTATTGCAACGATTTCCTCTTCTGCGAGGATTATCAGGGCCTCCGGAcccggaatatttttcaaaggatCTTTCTCATCTATGTCGTCTGAGGATTCAGTTTCCACGTGAGGTTTAGAAGTCACAACGAAGAAGTCTATGACTTTGGAGGTCAGGTCGAAAACCACGTGTTTGGATTTTGTCATTGCAGTTATTGTGTGACGGTCTCCGTAACTTGAACGGGGCATGCCACCAGAGAAGAGCATCATCTCGTCGTCACTGGAATTTGATTTAAGAATTTAAgaatttcagggaattttaGGTCGATCGAGAATCAGGTAAGATTATTTCCTGGTGATTTTACTATTGTTTCGGGCTTTATTGTAATGGAGTTAACGCTCGACGCCGTTATCGGTTAAAGTTCAACGGTGAGATGtagtttcagaattttttgttgTGATTTCTTCAACCGCCAAAAGTAACATGTCCCGTTTGTCGAATAAATTAAACCGGTAATAATCatgctgataaaaaaatagccTAGTCCTTGTTGCTCTCATGATAGCACAATTTAATAATCCTCTCAAATATTACTTATACTAGACTGCATTTATATTACTCACTCAGGCAAACTGTAGACGAAGATTTTCGAAATAGCCTTGCATGGATATGGTCCATAAACTGTAGTTGGCTCGGATGTTGAATCACTACCCGGACTCCAAAACATGTACGATCCATCATTGTGTGACGATACAAATCTATCCTCAGATATCCAGTGAACCGATTCCAGTTGTTGAGTAGAAATAAATGTCTGGGCACGGGAAAATAAACCCATCAACTGCCGACACACACGTTCGTCCAAAGGGAAAAGAACAACAAAAGACACAAACGACACAGTCAGTCTATTTAAATACCCATCTCCAGATCCCATCAATGTTTATCATAACATTTgttcaatattattattttttcatcaactgctTGCATACGAGACTACAACTTTGTTCATGTGCACTCATACGACATCACGATTACGATTAATTGGCATGATTTGGGGAGTTGTAACTCACCTGTTGAGCACCGGGTGTGGCTTTATTCCAGAGAACCATGAGACCACGGTTGTAACCAATGAGGATACTGTCGGGATGACCAGGTTGCTCGGCTATAGCCTCCACCGCTCCCGGATTCTTCTTGTAATCCTCAGGGACACtgtaaattaatcaatcattatttttcatgcccTTCAGTTCAATCATTACATTAGAAAGAGAATAAGTAATAAACTATTCTGACGAAATGCATAATCTTAAGCTggtgaataaattataaaatttcaacaaatttgatGTTAACGTGAAATTTAGCAAAATCATGTCAAAATGACGGAagattttatcaatttcactCAGTCAACGTCGCGGTATCGATATGTCCGTGAGGGAATACATTAAATGGCGTCGACTTGACTTATGTAGGATTTCCAGGAATGCCTACGCTTCTAACACCGATTACCTGcaacaatttttgtaattacctCATCTCTAGAGCTCAATCTGCTCTACAAAAAAAGGTTATGACAAACATTGCGCTCTCTGTCTTACATCCCGcgttatttattgaaaaacgaCGAATGATCTGGACCAACTTAAATTGAAAAGAGGGTTTATTTCAGAAATTGTTAATCAATAAGTTACTCACTTCTGCATAACAACATcttgataaataatattatcaGACATcttaaatttcttcaaatcCAGAAGATAAATATTGCCCCCTTCAGTTCCAAGGAGTAAATTCTCTCCCGATGACTCCAGACAGATTGccgaaattttcttcaatttaccCTCCAGTGCCAATGACTTTGTCTCCACCACAGAATTCTCATTAATCTCCCATAAGTGGAGAGAATTGTCATCGCACAGTGACACGAGACGTCCCTGAAATATCATTAATAATCCATGAATTCAATATTACCTGTTTCATCTTCCCTTTTCCCAATTTGTTGCCATATGTAAGGAACTAAATGGATTACTACAATATGGAATCATCACACAAATGCTCTCTTAATTACGTCTGTGCATTCAGGGCTCTTACGCAACCGACACTTCACCGGTTTCTCACAGTTGTTACACTGTGAATAATAGGTACTCGTAGTAAAAACAGAGAAGAATTGCAGAAATACCTTTTATTTgtggtaaaataatttttacttcaCACCATACTCTTACATCTTGCAATGAGTATTTGCATCGGGGCACGCGCTTCAGAATCAAGTCTTAaccggaaattgaaaaaaatttattttcaaagggAACAATGACAATTGTCCAAATTTGACATTATACAATACAAATGAAATTGTATTTATAAAAGgtcaaagtaattttttaattctttaaaTCAGAGGTTTATTCAAAACCTCTCTTTCATTtgggaaaatatttgtaatttttgaaCAGCTCTGATTGAAATGTCATGTAGTCCATCGGAATATTTTCTACAGACATTTTTCCACTGATACTTCATATGTCTTTGAATTTATGTCAAGAAATTACTGTGAAAAATATCTTGACGTGAGCCTACAAAAtctatcaattaaaattttaactgTCGAATGTTCCGCTGGTCCCAGCATCATCTACTGTTCTATTTGATAGAAAATGTGATGAATGATCAGTATAGATCAGGTTTTTTGATGCCACATTAGAATCTTCGGGCTTTGCCTGGTGACCGGACATGTACCGTTACACGGACGAACAAAAGAAGTGTCATGATGTTACTCTATGGCGTGTCCACTACAATACTCCCCTCTTATACAATGCGAATGATTTTACGGTTTTCTATCGGTGTGAAGAGTACACGAACAATAC from Diachasmimorpha longicaudata isolate KC_UGA_2023 chromosome 1, iyDiaLong2, whole genome shotgun sequence harbors:
- the LOC135167648 gene encoding lethal(2) giant larvae protein homolog 1 isoform X3 produces the protein MLKFIRGKSQQPTPERQKLLKDLFAFRKTVQHGFPNKPTALAWDASLRLMIIGTASGAIKVFGRPGVEFYGQHSTESGETAVTRIIALPNEGRLVSLCDDNSLHLWEINENSVVETKSLALEGKLKKISAICLESSGENLLLGTEGGNIYLLDLKKFKMSDNIIYQDVVMQNVPEDYKKNPGAVEAIAEQPGHPDSILIGYNRGLMVLWNKATPGAQQTFISTQQLESVHWISEDRFVSSHNDGSYMFWSPGSDSTSEPTTVYGPYPCKAISKIFVYSLPDDDEMMLFSGGMPRSSYGDRHTITAMTKSKHVVFDLTSKVIDFFVVTSKPHVETESSDDIDEKDPLKNIPGPEALIILAEEEIVAIDLTDPDWKMMALPYLVSLHASAVTCSQHVPNVPEELWNSVVTSGKTQTEHLYSDKEWPIDGGVLLCQKGNKKLTENKRDLLLTGHEDGTIRFWDASGVTLTPLYKYSSSLLFTGEHLDVLEQSPDEDQEEWPPFRKVGTFDPYSDDPRLAVKKILLCPLSSTLIVAGTAGHIIVAKIISQVIQKQMKAVTMNIVNDRDGFAWKGHDSLPVRTAEISFSIGFQPQNLVQLYPPAAVTALTVHSEWGLMAAGTAHGLAVFDYVRNKPVSVKCTLNPNDRSGSGDTPISRRKSFKKSLRESFRRLRKGRSQRRATTASPSGNITEKKKLEAPAPGGIGGEGAVDIRPVERQIEARPADDSLGSMVRSLYFARSFIVSMQNTTPTLWAGTNNGTVYVFTLAIPAGVRRAEEDVVCTLGKEIQLKHRAPVIAITILDGSSVPLPEPFEAEKGVAPGPDMTAPHRVVIASEEQFKIFNLPSLKPFCKYKLTAHEGSRVRKTGFAKFTCPVEPAGIHEETCLLCLTNLGECLILSIPELRRQLNAAAIKREDINGISSLTFTKGGEALYLHSSSELERISLSANNVTKAHCALNLPPNARSTPETTVSSVQSIKEEEGEGEQEGVVEGTGEKEIEAPGAARAVTENGIVGSTGDNNSKEPSLRPAASTTDINGDEDRQDINSIGDITIDSVKDHLLNSSLFRNATSSEDLHNRLAGLKMEVTSRTSEISTQNQSVVVKTTTVISQTSSNGTTNGEVETNQSSESQEVNSTTVEREIRSGTETTTTHATITLPPNVEISAADLANLEVQTITVTTEKSKSSMPRTEEISSQN
- the LOC135167648 gene encoding lethal(2) giant larvae protein homolog 1 isoform X2, encoding MLKFIRGKSQQPTPERQKLLKDLFAFRKTVQHGFPNKPTALAWDASLRLMIIGTASGAIKVFGRPGVEFYGQHSTESGETAVTRIIALPNEGRLVSLCDDNSLHLWEINENSVVETKSLALEGKLKKISAICLESSGENLLLGTEGGNIYLLDLKKFKMSDNIIYQDVVMQNVPEDYKKNPGAVEAIAEQPGHPDSILIGYNRGLMVLWNKATPGAQQLMGLFSRAQTFISTQQLESVHWISEDRFVSSHNDGSYMFWSPGSDSTSEPTTVYGPYPCKAISKIFVYSLPDDDEMMLFSGGMPRSSYGDRHTITAMTKSKHVVFDLTSKVIDFFVVTSKPHVETESSDDIDEKDPLKNIPGPEALIILAEEEIVAIDLTDPDWKMMALPYLVSLHASAVTCSQHVPNVPEELWNSVVTSGKTQTEHLYSDKEWPIDGGVLLCQKGNKKLTENKRDLLLTGHEDGTIRFWDASGVTLTPLYKYSSSLLFTGEHLDVLEQSPDEDQEEWPPFRKVGTFDPYSDDPRLAVKKILLCPLSSTLIVAGTAGHIIVAKIISQVIQKQMKAVTMNIVNDRDGFAWKGHDSLPVRTAEISFSIGFQPQNLVQLYPPAAVTALTVHSEWGLMAAGTAHGLAVFDYVRNKPVSVKCTLNPNDRSGSGDTPISRRKSFKKSLRESFRRLRKGRSQRRATTASPSGNITEKKKLEAPAPGGIGGEGAVDIRPVERQIEARPADDSLGSMVRSLYFARSFIVSMQNTTPTLWAGTNNGTVYVFTLAIPAGVRRAEEDVVCTLGKEIQLKHRAPVIAITILDGSSVPLPEPFEAEKGVAPGPDMTAPHRVVIASEEQFKIFNLPSLKPFCKYKLTAHEGSRVRKTGFAKFTCPVEPAGIHEETCLLCLTNLGECLILSIPELRRQLNAAAIKREDINGISSLTFTKGGEALYLHSSSELERISLSANNVTKAHCALNLPPNARSTPETTVSSVQSIKEEEGEGEQEGVVEGTGEKEIEAPGAARAVTENGIVGSTGDNNSKEPSLRPAASTTDINGDEDRQDINSIGDITIDSVKDHLLNATSSEDLHNRLAGLKMEVTSRTSEISTQNQSVVVKTTTVISQTSSNGTTNGEVETNQSSESQEVNSTTVEREIRSGTETTTTHATITLPPNVEISAADLANLEVQTITVTTEKSKSSMPRTEEISSQN
- the LOC135167648 gene encoding lethal(2) giant larvae protein homolog 1 isoform X6, translated to MLKFIRGKSQQPTPERQKLLKDLFAFRKTVQHGFPNKPTALAWDASLRLMIIGTASGAIKVFGRPGVEFYGQHSTESGETAVTRIIALPNEGRLVSLCDDNSLHLWEINENSVVETKSLALEGKLKKISAICLESSGENLLLGTEGGNIYLLDLKKFKMSDNIIYQDVVMQNVPEDYKKNPGAVEAIAEQPGHPDSILIGYNRGLMVLWNKATPGAQQTFISTQQLESVHWISEDRFVSSHNDGSYMFWSPGSDSTSEPTTVYGPYPCKAISKIFVYSLPDDDEMMLFSGGMPRSSYGDRHTITAMTKSKHVVFDLTSKVIDFFVVTSKPHVETESSDDIDEKDPLKNIPGPEALIILAEEEIVAIDLTDPDWKMMALPYLVSLHASAVTCSQHVPNVPEELWNSVVTSGKTQTEHLYSDKEWPIDGGVLLCQKGNKKLTENKRDLLLTGHEDGTIRFWDASGVTLTPLYKYSSSLLFTGEHLDVLEQSPDEDQEEWPPFRKVGTFDPYSDDPRLAVKKILLCPLSSTLIVAGTAGHIIVAKIISQVIQKQMKAVTMNIVNDRDGFAWKGHDSLPVRTAEISFSIGFQPQNLVQLYPPAAVTALTVHSEWGLMAAGTAHGLAVFDYVRNKPVSVKCTLNPNDRSGSGDTPISRRKSFKKSLRESFRRLRKGRSQRRATTASPSGNITEKKKLEAPAPGGIGGEGAVDIRPVERQIEARPADDSLGSMVRSLYFARSFIVSMQNTTPTLWAGTNNGTVYVFTLAIPAGVRRAEEDVVCTLGKEIQLKHRAPVIAITILDGSSVPLPEPFEAEKGVAPGPDMTAPHRVVIASEEQFKIFNLPSLKPFCKYKLTAHEGSRVRKTGFAKFTCPVEPAGIHEETCLLCLTNLGECLILSIPELRRQLNAAAIKREDINGISSLTFTKGGEALYLHSSSELERISLSANNVTKAHCALNLPPNARSTPETTVSSVQSIKEEEGEGEQEGVVEGTGEKEIEAPGAARAVTENGIVGSTGDNNSKEPSLRPAASTTDINGDEDRQDINSIGDITIDSVKDHLLNATSSEDLHNRLAGLKMEVTSRTSEISTQNQSVVVKTTTVISQTSSNGTTNGEVETNQSSESQEVNSTTVEREIRSGTETTTTHATITLPPNVEISAADLANLEVQTITVTTEKSKSSMPRTEEISSQN